One genomic window of Myxocyprinus asiaticus isolate MX2 ecotype Aquarium Trade chromosome 5, UBuf_Myxa_2, whole genome shotgun sequence includes the following:
- the LOC127440864 gene encoding gastrula zinc finger protein XlCGF8.2DB-like — protein MERDDSITEACRIKDEENERKRDLMELSDQSQDLDEVEEERQYQKPDCVTTGEQSSSCSQTEKKLPQKRTGSKKSFTCHQCGRSFPREGHLLGHTKIHTGQSPFTCQLCGKCFAQKGTLKSHMRTHTGEKPFTCPQCGKRFSDKGTLKNHISIHTGENCFPCNQCGKSFTLKVYLKSHMRTHSGDKPFTCIQCGKCFARKVNLEHHMRLHTGEKPFTCHQCGKSFTCKGRLQCHTITHSEESPFTCPQCGKGFKKSEHLKNHMRIHTGEKPFTCHHCGKSFNQKGNLQSHMIIHNEEKPFTCPQCGKSFKRTGDLKSHIRIHTGER, from the coding sequence ACCTGATGGAGCTGAGTGACCAAAGTCAAGATCTGGATGAAGTGGAGGAGGAACGTCAGTATCAGAAACCTGATTGTGTCACTACTGGAGAACAATCTTCtagttgctcacagactgaaaaGAAACTCCCACAAAAAAGAACAGGATCCAAAAAATCTTTTacctgccatcagtgtggaagaaGCTTTCCACGTGAAGGACACCTCTTAGGTCACACGAAAATTCATACTGGCCAGAGCCCTTTCACCTGCCAACTGTGTGGAAAGTGTTTCGCTCAGAAAGGAACCTTAAAGAGTCACATGAgaactcacactggagagaagcctttcacatgccctcaATGTGGAAAGAGATTCTCAGATAAAGGGACCCTTAAGaatcacataagtattcacactggagagaactGTTTTCCATgcaatcagtgtggaaagagtttcacactaAAAGTGTATCTTAAGAGTCACATGAGAACTCACTCTGGAGATAAGCCTTTCACATGCATCCAGTGCGGAAAGTGTTTTGCACGTAAAGTTAACCTAGAGCATCACATGAGACttcacaccggagagaagcctttcacgtgccatcagtgtggaaagagtttcacttgtAAAGGACGTCTCCAGTGTCACACAATTACTCACTCTGAAGAGAGCCCTTTTacatgtcctcagtgtggaaagggtttcaaAAAAAGTGAACACCTTAAgaatcacatgagaattcacactggagagaagcctttcacatgtcaccattgtggaaagagtttcaatcaAAAAGGAAACCTTCAGAGTCACATGATAATTCACAATGAAGAGAAGCCTTTTACGTGtcctcaatgtggaaagagtttcaaacgtACTGGAGATCTTAAGAGTCACAttagaattcatactggagagagatGA
- the gpaa1 gene encoding glycosylphosphatidylinositol anchor attachment 1 protein, translated as MGLLSDPNRRKALTNLLTRLNTPICMVCYLAAIVWFMGLAFEPFTLRTYMSENAMGSTMVEERFPSGERALSTAREFDGHKRKAGGMPVEWLVKTMQARGLEVFTQSFSRMLPFPDENKERYMVRGTNVYGILRAPRAPRTEALVISAPCSPGNSNNQAVGLLLGLAHYFRNQVYWAKDIIFLVNEHDLIGMQAWLEGYHHTNITGMEYSPLQGRAGSIQAALSLELSSDVITSLDLILEGLNGQLPNLDLANLFYAFCQKLGVLCTIQGKLQRNDWDSAEGYTHAAQTMLLMVLKQASGHSWGDHGLFLRYHIEAASIRGINSFRHYKTDATTIGRLLEGMVRKLNNLLERLHQSYFFYLLPSLSRFVSIGYYMPAFGLLAVILLLRALDIWVHLGTPALAEVDGVSEVEQASSLGVLSVLTPVVISHLTGVALYLLPVQLQEMAVEHFPVSETEAVVLTAIAIYTAGLALPHNTQRLLSGEGTEQGWRVLKLTALLYLAVLLGCTALINFSLGFILAITLVPIAACVTPHMPKAVSVLAMVLLSPGFTILYSVFIYQELIEAPVTISEGWMLFLSVISQGVLDHALYGSLVYPLLALFIYPCWLMFWNILFWK; from the exons ATGGGTCTGTTGTCTGACCCGAATCGCAGAAAGGCCCTGACCAACCTCCTGACCCGCCTCAACACACCCATATG TATGGTGTGCTATCTGGCAGCCATAGTCTGGTTCATGGGTCTGGCGTTTGAGCCCTTCACGCTGCGAACGTACATGTCAGAAAACGCCATGGGTTCAACCATGGTGGAGGAACGGTTCCCATCTGGAGAACGAGCACTGTCCACTGCCAGAGAGTTTGATGGTCACAAAAGAAAGGCTGG tgGCATGCCGGTGGAGTGGTTAGTTAAGACGATGCAAGCAAGAGGACTGGAGGTGTTCACTCAGAGTTTCTCCCGTATGCTGCCTTTCCCCGATGAGAACAAAGAACGTTAC ATGGTTCGAGGCACAAATGTGTATGGGATCTTGCGGGCTCCTCGCGCTCCTCGGACAGAGGCACTGGTGATAAGTGCGCCATGTAGTCCTGGCAACAGCAACAACCAGGCGGTCGGGCTCCTGTTGGGTCTTGCACATTATTTCAGGA ATCAGGTTTACTGGGCCAAAGACATCATATTCTTAGTAAATGAACATGACCTGATTGGTATGCAGGCCTGGCTGGAGGGCTACCATCACACTAACATTACAG GAATGGAGTACTCGCCCCTGCAGGGCCGGGCGGGGTCGATTCAGGCTGCCCTCTCATTGGAGCTCAGCAGTGATGTCATCACCAGCCTGGACTTGATTTTAGAAGGGCTCAATGGTCAGCTGCCCAACCTGGACCTGGCAAACCTCTTCTACGCATTCTGCCAGAAGTTAGGAGTTCTGTGCACCATTCAGGGAAag CTCCAGAGGAATGACTGGGACAGTGCGGAGGGCTACACTCATGCGGCTCAGACCATGTTGCTGATGGTGCTGAAACAGGCCAGCGGGCATTCTTGGGGTGATCATGGACTCTTCCTGCGCTATCACATTGAAGCTGCTTCTATTCGGGGCATCAACAGTTTCAGACATTACAAGACGGATGCTACAACCATTGGCAG GTTGCTGGAGGGAATGGTCCGTAAACTCAACAATCTTCTGGAGCGTCTTCATCAGTCATACTTCTTTTATCTCTTACCATCACTCTCTCGCTTCGTCTCCATTGGCTACTACATGCCGGCGTTTGGCCTCCTGGCAGTCATCTTACTACTTCGA GCGTTGGACATCTGGGTTCATCTAGGAACACCAGCTCTTGCGGAGGTGGATGGAGTTAGTGAAGTGGAACAG GCGTCCAGTCTGGGGGTGTTGTCAGTGTTGACTCCGGTTGTCATCAGTCACCTGACTGGTGTGGCACTCTATCTGCTTCCTGTTCAGCTGCAGGAAATGGCCGTGGAACACTTCCCTGTGTCTGAAACTGAAGCTGTGGTGCTCACTGCCATTGCCATCTATACTGCAGGGCTAGCGCTACCACACAACACACAACG GTTGTTATCTGGAGAGGGCACGGAGCAGGGCTGGAGAGTGCTGAAACTCACAGCTTTGCTGTATCTGGCTGTGCTGTTGGGCTGCACAGCCCTCATTAACTTCTCTCTGGGCTTCATCCTGGCCATCACACTGGTGCCTATCGCCGCTTGCGTCACGCCACACATGCCTAA AGCTGTGAGCGTGCTGGCCATGGTGCTTCTCAGTCCTGGCTTCACAATCCTCTACTCTGTCTTTATCTACCAGGAGCTCatagaagctcctgtcaccatcaGCGAGGGCTGGATGCTCTTCCTGTCGGTCATCTCGCAGGGAGTTCTCGATCACGCCCTCTACGGCTCGCTCGTCTACCCACTTTTAGCCCTCTTCATTTACCCCTGCTGGCTAATGTTCTGGAATATTCTTTTCTGGAAGTAA
- the exosc4 gene encoding exosome complex component RRP41, translating to MAGVELLSDQGYRLDGRKSSELRKVQARMSVFAQADGSAYLEQGNTKALAVVYGPHETRGSRSKSLHDRAVINCQYSMATFSTAERKRRPHGDRKSSEMSLHLKQTFEAAVLTQLYPRSQIDIFVKILQADGGNYSACVNAATLALVDAGIPMRDYVCACTAGFVEDTPLADLCHAEESGGGTSLALALLPRSGNIALLQMDARLHQDHLDTLIEAAMTACKSLSKVVDTAVRQHLQEVSVLTSD from the exons ATGGCAGGTGTTGAGTTGTTGTCAGATCAGGGATACCGGCTGGATGGACGAAAATCCTCCGAGCTGCGTAAAGTTCAGGCCCGTATGAGTGTGTTTGCTCAGGCAGACGGATCTGCTTATCTGGAGCAGGGAAACACTAAAGCTCTGGCAGTGGTGTATGGACCACATGAG ACACGAGGTTCCCGCAGTAAATCATTGCATGATCGTGCAGTCATTAACTGTCAGTACAGTATGGCCACATTCAGCACAGCGGAGAGGAAGAGACGTCCACACGGTGACCGCAAGTCCAGTGAGATGAGTCTTCACTTGAAACAGACTTTTGAAGCTGCAGTTCTCACTCAGCTCTACCCACGATCACAGATCGACATCTTTGTCAAG ATTCTGCAGGCGGATGGCGGGAACTACAGCGCATGTGTCAATGCTGCTACTTTGGCTCTGGTGGACGCTGGAATCCCCATGCGTGACTATGTGTGCGCCTGCACTGCTGGCTTTGTGGAAGACACACCACTGGCTGATCTTTGTCATGCGGAGGAGAGTGGAGGGGGCACTTCACTGGCACTGGCGCTGCTGCCCCGCAGTGGGAATATCGCCCTGCTGCAGATGGACGCCCGGCTCCATCAGGACCACTTGGACACATTAATAGAGGCAGCCATGACGGCATGCAAAAGTCTTAGTAAAGTCGTGGATACTGCTGTGCGGCAGCATCTGCAGGAGGTTTCAGTTCTTACCAGCGACTGA